TTGAATCCAACAAAATACAAgattattttcattttgatgTCTGCTATCAAACGTGGTTCTGAAGCTACGGCTCAATTGGCTACTAAGAGGACTAAGGTGCTAGTCACCGACTTCTTTAAAAAGACAGACACAACTCAGAAAAACGCGTCTAATCAGAGTGTTGCTGAAAGTAACAGTGAATCTGTCTTTGTGAATAAGGTTCTAGATACGACAGATCtaccagaagaagatactGATAAGAATAAGTTGAAGAACGCTATTTTACAGTTTGTACCTGAGGAAAAGAAGTGTTTACTGGATTTAGAAATGGATACAATTGACATTTCCTGGCTGAGACGGTTAAAGCAAGAGTTCTCGAAACCGTATTTCCTTAAACTGAAGGAATTTGTTGTGAACGAACAGAAAAATTGCACGGTTTTCCCATCACCGAAGGATATCTACTCGTGGACTCGCTTAACGCATTTCGATGATGTTCGAGTTGTGATTATTGGCCAGGATCCCTATCATAATTTTAACCAAGCTCATGGATTGGCTTTTAGCGTACGAAGCCCGACGCCAGCTCCTCCGTCTCTTAAGAATATATACAAAGAATTACAATTGAACAATTACTCCGATTTCAAAGTTAATTATTCATATGGAGATCTTTCATCGTGGAGTAAGCAAGGTGTCTTATTACTTAATAC
The genomic region above belongs to Kluyveromyces lactis strain NRRL Y-1140 chromosome B complete sequence and contains:
- the UNG1 gene encoding uracil-DNA glycosylase (similar to uniprot|P12887 YML021C Saccharomyces cerevisiae UNG1 uracil DNA glycosylase), with the protein product MSAIKRGSEATAQLATKRTKVLVTDFFKKTDTTQKNASNQSVAESNSESVFVNKVLDTTDLPEEDTDKNKLKNAILQFVPEEKKCLLDLEMDTIDISWLRRLKQEFSKPYFLKLKEFVVNEQKNCTVFPSPKDIYSWTRLTHFDDVRVVIIGQDPYHNFNQAHGLAFSVRSPTPAPPSLKNIYKELQLNNYSDFKVNYSYGDLSSWSKQGVLLLNTSLTVKAHSANSHSKRGWEQFTKRAIDLLIEDRMKNGKPIVFLLWGNNAIKLIEGEKRHLPSNFKVLKSVHPSPLSASRGFFGNKHFKIINDYLFENKEPMIDWSVVPGSTLQEVSEANKKLE